CGTAGCTTTGTGCTGTAATTGGGCGGAATGTTGTTCTATGTAAATTATTTTGGCGTGCAGCTGCTGATTTTCGTCTTTTAACTCTGATTGCGCCACTCCTAAACCCTTGACTTGAGCCAATAAATCTGAATTACTTTGCTGTAATTGCGCTTGTGCGGCTAAAAGGGCGGTATTTTTGCTGACGAGACCAGAGCGCGACCAGAGGAATAGTCCTCCGAAAACAGCACTTAAACCTAATCCTTCATAAATTAATTCGTTGAGCATATCTACCCTCCTAGACAAGCGAAAAACAGTCACCTAACCGAACTGATGCGGCAATTTTGGTTATAGACCTACATCTCTACTTATATCAGTTACGGGGTGCATTCGGGGAAAGGGCGGGGAAAAAGTCACTTCTTTCCTCCCGGTGTAAAAAGGTGATTTAGCTATTCGCGTTATGCTAATTTGTACCTGATCCCATTCTTGGGTGATTTCCTGGTCAATTTCTTCCTGATGATTAAAATAGTAGCCTATTGCCGCAGGAGCTTCGGCTGATAATTATCCATTGTCAATTGCCTATTATCCATTGACTGCGATCGCCTTTTGACCTTTGACCCCTTCCCCTTGAACTGCGATCGCTGATTAGTTGATAGTCAATAATTGATTGAAAAAACACGGATGAGAAGCTAGGGACATTTTTTCTGGGCCAAGTCGCTAGAATGGGACTAGACTTCTCAAGCTTGAAGAATCTTCCTATGTCAGACGCTGTAACGATCGCCGATATTTACAAGTTATTTGAAAGAACTGAGGCCCAATTTGCCGAGTTTCAAAAGGAAGCTGATCGCCGCAGTGCCGAAGCTGATCGCCGCAGAGAGGAAGCTAATCGCACGATGGAAGAATTAAAAAAACAGGTACAAGAAACGACCAAAGCTGTTAATAACCTAACAACACGCTGGGGCAGATTCGTTGAAGAAATGGTAGAGCCTGCGGTGGTGCGTTTATTTCAGGAACGGGGCATTGATGTCACCCAAACGATGAGTCGCTTGAAAAGTAAGCGTCCTGGGGCGGCAATGGAGATTGATATTGTGGCGGTGAATGGGAGCGAGTTGGTGGCGGTAGAATGTAAATCTCGACTGTCGAGGGATGATGTAGATGATTTTGTCAGCCGATTACAGCGATTTAAGGTTGCTTTCCCCCAATTTCGAGAGTTTCGGGTTTATGGGGCAGTGGCAGGCATTGAAATTGATCAGGGGATAGATGTCTATGCCTATCGGCGCGGTTTGTTTGTGATTAAGCAGTCGGGGGAAACGGTTAAAATTATCAATGATACTCAGTTTCAACCTTTGGGTTTTGCTTAAGGTGTTTAATCTCTTTTTTAAGAAGGCGTAATTTTGCGATCGCCTTTTTAATTAATAATGAATAGTTGATAATGTAAACTGTCAGGAGTCATTACGGCGGATTGTTAGTTTTATTTTATTATCCAAATTAGTAGCCGCAAACACGCACCCTACACTCTACAGCAGCTTAACAGGAGTCGCACTCATGGTTCTGGTATTTGTAAATCTCGACAAATTTTTCGCGTCAAGAATTCATTGATTTCACGATGGCGCGGAATGGCTGAAGATTTCTGATTGACACGATTTACATAAATCGTATGATTGCCGCCCTCTCTTAAGAATTCACAGCCATAATTTTCTAAATGACGAATTAAGTTTATGCGTTTCATGCAGCCCAGAAAGTAACAGACTCTCGAATCACTTCTTGTCCTTGCAGTTGCTCTTCAGCTAACATACGATTAGCTTCTAAAACTAGCTCAATTGCTTCTTCTAAATTGCTTCTAGTTTCTTCTAGAGTCTCTCCTTGAGTATTAGCTCCTGGCAATTCTTCGACAAAACCAATATAGCCTTCGGGAACTTTCTGGAATATTTTTGTTAGTTTTAGTTGCATGATTTACCTCAGAATTTTAAATTATATCACCCACCATCATTAAAGTTAGCGGTGCGTTACGGCTGCTGAAGTGAAGCTAACGATATAATCGGATACAGCCCAAGCTGCATAATTAAGAGCCTGGCGAATATCTTCCTCCTCCAACTCTGGATAAGCCTCTAAGATTTCCTGAATAGATAACTGACTAGCCAACAGTTTCAAAACAAATCCTACAGTGATACGCATTCCTCGAATCGTTGGCTGTCCAAGACATATTTGTGGATTAACAGTAATACGGTCTAGCTCTCTAATCACCGTGGAACTCCTGAGATAAACTCCTCCTGTATTGTTACATACAGCAATGAATGTTGAGCAAGTTTCTGCGCTGCTGCGTGTGAATTAAGCGGCGACGAGAGTAAATATACAGCATTTATCCACCAACTAACACCAATCACGGGTTGAGGTTTCGTTGAGGACATCGAGAGGGAAAAGCCTTTTTGGATATTCTGAGCGTTAGCGGTGGTTTTAGAATACACCATCTCTAGGAGCCTATCTTGCTATAATGTAAACTGTCAGGAGTCATTTTGGAAACCATCATGGAAATAAAAAACATTAAACAAAAAGCCAGAAATTTAATCGATAAATTGCCGGATAATTCTACATGGGATGATTTGATGTATGAGATTTATGTGAGACAGGCAATTGAAGCAGGATTAGCCGATAGTGAGGCGGGAAAGGTTATTTCTGTGGCAGAGGTACGCACTAAGTTCAAGCTAGAGCCATGAAAGTTTTCTGGACAGAAACCGCCGTTAATCATTTATCATCCATCTACAACTACATATCACAAAACTCCCCTCAATATGCTCAAAGACTGGTGGAAAGATTGACTAGACGCTCAGAACAGATTGCTAATTTTCCCTTTTCGGGTCGTCTTGTTCCGGAGTTTGAAACTGAGCAGATCCGAGAAGTATTGAGTTCCAGGGCATTGATCGGCTTAACTATACCAAGGGCATCAGGGTAACGGTGATGAGTGATCGGCACAAAGATGGCAGACCGAAGACACTACAATTGACAAACCTGTAAATCCATGTTACAATTGATAATTGATAATTGATAGATAAAACTATCATTAGCATGATTGTTCTTAATTAACCATAATACTTTTATTCTCATCAGCCTCGATATTTCAGTTTGAGTGTGATGGTAATCTTGAGTAAATTGACTAAATTTCAAGGAGCAACTAAATGCCTGAGAGTTTACAAGGTGAGAAATGTGACGATACTGCAACTAAGGCTAATCAATTTTTAAATACTAGAAACGACCTTATAAGTTATCAAACAAAAAGATTAGACAATCTTTCTGATTTTGAACAACTTGAGCAAGCCTTAATGAATTTTACAAGCAATAAGAAAGATACGGTAAAATATATTCTAAAAAAAGTTTGTGAAGAAGCTAAGTGTCAAGTTGCAGCGATTTTTTTAATCTCTAAGGATGATGTACTAGAGCGTTTTGCCATTCAAGGCAAAGACGTTAATGGTGA
This Microcystis wesenbergii NRERC-220 DNA region includes the following protein-coding sequences:
- a CDS encoding type II toxin-antitoxin system HicA family toxin, with the protein product MKRINLIRHLENYGCEFLREGGNHTIYVNRVNQKSSAIPRHREINEFLTRKICRDLQIPEP
- a CDS encoding type II toxin-antitoxin system RelE/ParE family toxin, with translation MKVFWTETAVNHLSSIYNYISQNSPQYAQRLVERLTRRSEQIANFPFSGRLVPEFETEQIREVLSSRALIGLTIPRASG
- a CDS encoding DUF3782 domain-containing protein → MSDAVTIADIYKLFERTEAQFAEFQKEADRRSAEADRRREEANRTMEELKKQVQETTKAVNNLTTRWGRFVEEMVEPAVVRLFQERGIDVTQTMSRLKSKRPGAAMEIDIVAVNGSELVAVECKSRLSRDDVDDFVSRLQRFKVAFPQFREFRVYGAVAGIEIDQGIDVYAYRRGLFVIKQSGETVKIINDTQFQPLGFA
- a CDS encoding DUF433 domain-containing protein codes for the protein MIRELDRITVNPQICLGQPTIRGMRITVGFVLKLLASQLSIQEILEAYPELEEEDIRQALNYAAWAVSDYIVSFTSAAVTHR
- a CDS encoding type II toxin-antitoxin system HicB family antitoxin, coding for MQLKLTKIFQKVPEGYIGFVEELPGANTQGETLEETRSNLEEAIELVLEANRMLAEEQLQGQEVIRESVTFWAA